In the Clavelina lepadiformis chromosome 8, kaClaLepa1.1, whole genome shotgun sequence genome, one interval contains:
- the LOC143468554 gene encoding uncharacterized protein LOC143468554 — MHEATRGTSKLLAVVGLATSPMVAMGTIFALSLYALAVIQNKTGAAIKTLAIEVNCLNDEQSRLDSTHGALMKAIGDLEEDAKLQMGRLRAVNRFARERDLVIGGIPESDGENLEVLVRELFSKKLSLNFEETEMENVKRTGKKVEIVHDGQIVQTRKTLVRFLHLHSKIKVLEKSRYLDGTGYVVQDDDHDISLES, encoded by the coding sequence ATGCACGAGGCGACGCGCGGCACCAGCAAGTTGCTCGCCGTTGTCGGCCTGGCCACGAGTCCAATGGTTGCCATGGGAACCATCTTTGCGCTCTCTCTGTACGCTCTTGCTGTGATCCAGAATAAGACGGGAGCTGCCATCAAGACTCTTGCGATCGAGGTCAATTGTCTGAACGATGAACAATCACGACTCGATTCCACTCACGGGGCACTCATGAAAGCGATCGGAGACCTCGAAGAAGACGCCAAGCTCCAAATGGGTCGTCTTCGCGCCGTGAATCGTTTCGCGCGAGAGAGAGATCTTGTGATCGGCGGAATCCCGGAAAGCGATGGAGAAAACTTGGAAGTTTTGGTTCGAgaattattttctaaaaagttGTCGCTCAATTTTGAAGAAACAGAAATGGAAAACGTCAAAAGAACCGGAAAAAAAGTCGAAATCGTCCACGATGGTCAAATCGTGCAAACGAGAAAGACTTTGGTGAGGTTTTTGCATCTTCACAGCAAGATAAAAGTTCTGGAGAAGTCGAGATATCTCGATGGAACTGGATACGTGGTACAAGACGATGATCATGACATCTCCTTAGAGTCTTAG
- the LOC143468505 gene encoding alpha-(1,6)-fucosyltransferase-like codes for MSAWKYLISSFFAICTIRLLTNIVTENAVKVLRYDYMKPVGSTAKSNKLISMGRELLKKFTPLKQSFAKEQEELAQLVLCIYRQTSNNATTNLDRCNVKDRVNFLLNGLENISTQVLSPDVDVLAEEVRKYTAQKIHELQNPTDCGRARLLECTLAVPCGYGGMTWHFVACINLGIALNRTVIFSGTRKPMKEYFSMFQPITASCNNITTSSCDKVLNISEGLALANETCLTYTMRMQLPSDIVNLAYSVPYDIFPLISAFNSKPYIWWNGQITSFVMRPKAWLNEFIENKRKRLLGRQPIVGVHIRRTDKHDKHPVSTYMIHVENWWQKYEQQQQLLGRNISSVRRVYVATDEPEVVPEVKQKYPNYNVSHNEEGTKHASTTDRWSSLGAQGLITDVYLLSKCDFVICGLTSNVCRLVFDLMQSIHTDASSRLFSVDKSYNAVLTEVKTKNRYIATMDHVAQPGSIELDMKRGDVLNINEPKRVYGKKKAFVPGYYSMNDVVNNKTGLVPSYKAKPFPRISPIPFL; via the coding sequence ATGAGTGCCtggaaatatttaatttcatccttttttgcaatttgcacCATACGTTTGCTGACGAATATTGTCACAGAAAATGCTGTCAAAGTATTGCGCTACGACTACATGAAACCAGTTGGTTCAACAGCAAAGTCCAATAAGTTGATCTCGATGGGAAGGGagcttttgaaaaaatttacccCTTTGAAGCAAAGTTTCGCCAAAGAGCAAGAAGAACTCGCCCAACTGGTTCTTTGTATTTATCGTCAAACAAGCAACAATGCAACCACAAATCTAGATCGTTGCAATGTAAAAGATAGAGTTAATTTCTTGCTGAACGGACTGGAGAACATTTCTACTCAGGTGTTGTCACCAGATGTGGATGTTTTAGCTGAAGAGGTCAGAAAATACACAGCTCAAAAAATTCATGAGCTGCAAAATCCAACCGACTGTGGTCGCGCTAGGTTACTTGAATGTACATTAGCTGTTCCTTGCGGTTACGGTGGCATGACGTGGCATTTCGTAGCTTGTATAAATCTTGGCATCGCGTTGAATCGTACGGTAATTTTCTCTGGAACCAGAAAGCCCATGAAGGAATATTTTTCCATGTTTCAGCCAATCACTGCAAGCTGCAACAATATAACAACATCATCGTGcgataaagttttaaacataaGCGAAGGTCTTGCATTGGCGAATGAAACTTGTTTAACTTACACAATGCGTATGCAGCTACCTTCCGACATAGTCAATTTAGCCTACAGTGTGCCGTACGACATCTTTCCACTCATATCTGCGTTTAACAGCAAGCCTTACATCTGGTGGAACGGACAGATAACAAGCTTTGTAATGAGACCTAAGGCGTGGTTGAATGAGTTTATAGAAAATAAAAGGAAACGTTTACTTGGAAGACAACCAATTGTTGGAGTCCATATTCGCCGTACCGACAAGCACGACAAACATCCAGTAAGCACTTATATGATTCATGTAGAAAATTGGTGGCAAAAGTATGAACAGCAACAACAGTTATTGGGAAGGAATATTTCGTCAGTAAGAAGAGTGTATGTAGCAACCGATGAGCCGGAGGTTGTGCCtgaagttaaacaaaaatatccaAATTACAACGTCAGCCATAATGAGGAAGGCACCAAGCATGCATCAACAACAGATCGCTGGAGCAGTCTGGGAGCACAAGGTCTTATAACTGATGTTTATCTACTGAGCAAATGCGATTTCGTGATCTGCGGGTTGACGTCCAACGTTTGTCGCTTAGTATTTGATCTTATGCAGTCCATCCACACAGATGCAAGCTCTCGTTTATTTTCCGTTGACAAAAGCTACAACGCAGTGTTGACGGAAGTGAAAACGAAAAATCGATATATAGCAACCATGGATCATGTGGCTCAACCCGGTTCCATCGAGCTCGACATGAAGCGAGGAGATGTGCTTAATATAAACGAACCTAAACGCGTATATGGGAAAAAGAAAGCTTTCGTGCCCGGTTACTACTCTATGAACGATGTTGTTAATAACAAAACGGGATTAGTTCCGAGTTATAAAGCAAAGCCTTTTCCGAGAATTTCACCAATACCTTTCCTGTGA